In Heteronotia binoei isolate CCM8104 ecotype False Entrance Well chromosome 4, APGP_CSIRO_Hbin_v1, whole genome shotgun sequence, a genomic segment contains:
- the CER1 gene encoding cerberus — protein sequence MFLLLIQTLLISCLGRGERTEELQKKRREIIAHLSSQDLLMEEVTDNEGALELRLFGASPSAELVSKKQDETQRPSYVFLFTDATQDVGSWTPPHESPHSQGTKSPSSNSPSKREAESTFRKDAKRFWDLFMLKTKSRSEEVVLPIKTNEMYEETCSTLPFSQSIVYENCETVVVQNNLCFGKCSSFHVPGPEDRLYSFCSHCLPTKFSLRRLKMNCTRAAPLFKVVMIVEECKCEVQKIKDPDIGFLHSDVHANVYEHN from the exons ATGTTTTTGCTACTGATTCAGACACTGCTAATTTCATGCCTTGGAAGAGGGGAGCGAACAGAAGAGCTAcagaagaaaaggagagaaatAATTGCACACCTTTCAAGTCAAGATTTGCTAATGGAAGAAGTAACAGATAACGAGGGTGCTCTGGAACTTCGTTTGTTTGGGGCAAGCCCATCAGCAGAACTAGTGAGCAAAAAGCAAGATGAAACCCAAAGGCCCAGCTATGTTTTCCTGTTTACAGATGCAACTCAAGATGTTGGAAGCTGGACCCCCCCACATGAGTCTCCCCATTCACAGGGCACAAAAAGCCCATCTTCTAACTCACCCAGCAAAAGGGAAGCAGAATCAACCTTCAGGAAAGATGCCAAAAGGTTCTGGGACCTTTTTATGTTGAAAACCAAGTCAAGGTCAGAAGAAGTTGTCCTTCCCATCAAGACCAATGAGATGTATGAGGAGACTTGCAGCACTCTGCCATTTTCTCAG AGCATTGTATATGAGAATTGTGAGACGGTGGTGGTGCAAAACAACTTATGCTTTGGGAAATGCAGTTCCTTCCATGTTCCTGGTCCTGAAGATCGCCTTTATAGCTTCTGTTCCCACTGCTTGCCCACCAAGTTTTCCCTGAGACGTTTGAAGATGAACTGTACCAGGGCTGCTCCTCTGTTCAAGGTAGTTATGATTGTAGAAGAGTGCAAGTGTGAGGTTCAGAAGATTAAAGACCCTGATATAGGATTTCTACACTCAGATGTGCATGCAAATGTATATGAACACAACTGA